From Zingiber officinale cultivar Zhangliang chromosome 5B, Zo_v1.1, whole genome shotgun sequence, the proteins below share one genomic window:
- the LOC121985435 gene encoding plant UBX domain-containing protein 1-like, translating into MDAQQAKAKLLAVEKELGHAVRVFTNTASFANPGEISSSSTEEPDEFYEFTPDDYYRIMSDRIGAQSQILKTRKMREAEKATRRAKVTKAVIRVRFPDKYVLEAKFQPSETLQSLMDLLKKVVARPDLPFYIYTTPPKERVKDTSKDFYSAGFAPGAIVYFSYDLPKDLESDDSKEGPYLRDDILSLNGLDLPIDRVDPAHPEEELKGVQIPSSAPDPKPPAKKPAKPKWLKL; encoded by the exons ATGGATGCACAGCAAGCCAAG GCCAAGCTTTTAGCTGTCGAGAAGGAACTTGGTCATGCAGTTCGTGTTTTTACAAACACTGCGAGTTTTGCAAACCCAGGCGAAATTTCTTCTTCATCTACAG AGGAACCTGATGAATTTTATGAATTTACCCCTGATGACTATTACCGGATCATGTCAGATAGAATTGGAG CACAGTCACAAATACTAAAGACCCGCAAAATGAGAGAGGCAGAGAAAGCAACCCGCAGAGCAAAAGTAACCAAG GCTGTTATCAGGGTTCGTTTCCCTGATAAGTATGTTCTTGAGGCAAAATTTCAACCATCGGAGACACTCCAAAGTTTGATGGATCTTTTGAAGAAAGTAGTTGCTCGCCCTGATCTACCATTCTATATAT ATACGACTCCTCCAAAGGAACGTGTTAAAGATACATCAAAGGATTTCTACTCGGCTGGCTTTGCTCCAGGAGCTATTGTCTATTTCTCTTACGATCTTCCAAAAG ATTTGGAGTCTGATGATTCAAAGGAAGGACCTTATCTTCGTGATGATATCCTATCTTTGAATGGTTTGGATCTGCCTATCGATCGAGTTGATCCTGCTCATCCTGAAGAAGAGCTAAAGGGAGTGCAGATTCCATCTTCTGCTCCTGATCCTAAGCCACCTGCTAAGAAACCAGCCAAGCCTAAATGGCTTAAGCTGTAA
- the LOC121985436 gene encoding AUGMIN subunit 6-like, translating to MSTDREKEREAELESAMYTNCLLLGLDPSVLGVGQAGGGPFAGHFRHSNPKLGEQLLYFLLCALRGSAKEFDRVWPIFDSAQSRDFRKIVQGIISELESQGVLPRSNSRVSSLATCCGPRFVELLWQLSVHALREVHQRTFADDISSNSLPPVLTEASYQNAAALLQVTKARIALERRKFMEKANAAVHRQSAWSNLAHEMTAEFRSLCAEEAYLQQELEKLQDMLNKAKVEGESFDDHISSSLGQNSHLIAKATRLWESLLARRSQHEILASGPIEDLIALREHRYRISGSALLAATDQSSHIPSSDAMSVSSDEVSSHGGIREHMDSLHCQGKINTLSKMVDKGVAPPTVDVAEVFRRWTHALQRIHKHSLHLVKANDGEGPELLQTSSNSSTSGHGMSMAATLAEHHQHLVSIQGLVSQLKEAIPSMQKSIAELTEEVNISSTTMDGFSARSTLSTQSQVPQGVANDEIDDLNSRLSSIQSEKVSTSSVLKLPHLISVAPNSSAKSMHTAKQSSAPESVQEYFPTVTSVTPQIAHDHADENGNNDVRSIRRSVRESALSGLANNSKLRKDRSNDHGSQHYFLPMSTGASLVEVDASPIENKRGVFPPPEIHVPSSYRHPLKTDSQLDSHATLSDNSLGIHGHTSLQSLTQSPIVNLKNPLLDINDSLDQVYSPPFLMDSSFFQDAYEDLLAPLSETEVALIDY from the exons ATGTCGACGGATCGAGAGAAGGAGCGGGAGGCGGAGCTCGAGAGCGCCATGTACACCAATTGCCTCCTCCTCGGCCTCGATCCCTCCGTCCTTGGTGTCGGTCAGGCCGGCGGCGGCCCCTTCGCGGGGCATTTCCGCCACTCCAATCCCAAGTTGGGCGAGCAGCTCCTCTACTTCCTCCTCTGCGCCCTCCGAGGCTCTGCCAAG GAATTTGATAGGGTATGGCCTATCTTCGATTCCGCCCAATCTCGAGATTTCCGGAAG ATTGTGCAAGGGATAATCAGTGAGCTAGAGTCGCAAGGCGTGCTGCCTCGGAGTAATTCTAGGGTTTCTTCTCTCGCAACTTGCTGCGGGCCAAG ATTCGTGGAGCTTCTTTGGCAACTTTCTGTGCATGCTCTGCGAGAAGTTCATCAGCGGACATTTGCTGATGATATATCTTCTAATTCTCTGCCTCCAGTATTGACAGAAGCTTCTTATCAAAATGCTGCTGCATTGCTTCAAGTGACTAAG GCTAGAATAGCTCTTGAGAGAAGGAAATTTATGGAAAAAGCAAATGCTGCTGTTCATAGACAATCTGCTTGGTCAAATTTAGCCCATGAAATGACAGCAGAATTTCGTAGCCTTTGTGCAGAAGAG GCCTATTTGCAACAAGAGTTGGAAAAACTGCAGGACATGCTAAACAAAGCTAAAGTGGAAGGGGAGTCCTTTGATGATCACATTTCCAGCTCTCTTGGTCAGAATTCACACTTGATTGCCAAAGCTACTCGTCTATGGGAATCATTATTAGCTCGAAGGA GCCAACATGAAATTTTAGCTTCTGGCCCAATCGAGGATTTGATTGCCCTTCGTGAACATAG ATATCGAATCTCCGGCTCAGCTTTGCTTGCAGCTACGGATCAAAGTTCACATATTCCATCTTCAGATGCCATGTCCGTTTCTTCTGATGAGGTTTCTTCACATGGAGGTATTAGGGAACATATGGATTCACTTCATTGCCAAGGTAAAATTAACACTCTCTCGAAGATGGTCGATAAAGGTGTAGCTCCACCAACAGTTGATGTTGCTGAAGTTTTTAGACGGTGGACTCATGCTTTACAACGTATTCATAAACATTCTCTTCATCTG GTCAAGGCTAATGATGGAGAGGGCCCAGAGCTACTTCAGACTTCATCTAATAGTAGTACCAGTGGTCATGGCATGTCAATGGCAGCAACTCTTGCTGAACATCACCAACATCTAGTTAGCATACAA GGACTAGTTAGTCAACTAAAAGAGGCAATTCCATCGATGCAGAAATCCATTGCAGAGCTTACTGAAGAAGTAAATATTTCTTCAACTACAATGGACGGGTTTAGTGCAAGGTCAACTTTAAGCACGCAGTCCCAAGTGCCTCAA GGCGTTGCTAATGACGAAATTGATGACTTGAATTCTAGACTCTCTTCCATTCAGTCTGAGAAAGTTTCCACCAGTTCTGTTTTGAAACTCCCTCATTTGATCAGTGTGGCCCCAAATTCGTCGGCAAAAAGCATGCACACAGCAAAGCAGTCAAGTGCTCCTGAATCCGTCCAGGAATATTTCCCCACGGTCACATCAGTGACACCACAGATTGCACATGATCATGCAGATG AGAATGGCAATAATGATGTTCGGAGTATTAGACGTTCTGTTCGTGAATCAGCACTGTCAGGACTGGCAAACAACTCAAAATTGCGAAAAGATAGAAGCAACGATCATGGTTCTCAACACTACTTCTTGCCTATGTCTACAGGAGCTTCTCTAGTAGAAGTAGATGCCTCTCCTATTGAAAACAAACGAGGAGTCTTTCCACCACCAGAAATTCATGTTCCCAGCAGTTACAGACATCCACTAAAAACTGACAGCCAACTAGATTCTCATGCCACTTTATCCGACAATTCACTTGGAATCCATGGTCACACATCTCTGCAAAGCTTAACCCAGTCACCCATTGTTAACTTGAAAAACCCTCTTCTCGACATCAATGATTCTCTGGATCAAGTTTACTCGCCTCCATTTCTTATGGATTCATCATTCTTCCAGGATGCATACGAGGACTTGCTCG CCCCATTATCTGAAACTGAAGTTGCCCTAATAGACTACTAG
- the LOC121987749 gene encoding uncharacterized protein LOC121987749, whose protein sequence is MERNGKNHGMVRVTSIAKPASKAAAAPPIAKATAKPTNHPKFTGKICRGARGKESRSIPESKSRDKAKGARKLKSLDVLLNHRLVAWRLVDAGAVADDDGEEGRRHHLSATEMVEKLYANCNTFHESLTMEEEEEEEEERDVEEEKESNGGDEERDETHGDAVAGVSWEFAEGEEWFLVEV, encoded by the coding sequence ATGGAGAGAAACGGGAAGAATCACGGAATGGTGCGCGTCACTTCCATCGCCAAGCCAGCGTCCAAGGCCGCGGCCGCGCCGCCCATCGCCAAGGCGACCGCGAAGCCCACCAACCACCCCAAGTTCACCGGGAAGATCTGCCGGGGCGCCCGGGGCAAGGAATCGCGGTCGATTCCCGAGTCCAAGTCCAGAGACAAAGCCAAGGGCGCCCGGAAGCTCAAATCTCTCGATGTCCTCCTCAACCACCGCCTCGTCGCCTGGAGGCTTGTCGATGCAGGCGCCGTCGCCGACGACGACGGCGAAGAAGGTCGCCGCCACCACTTATCCGCCACAGAAATGGTCGAGAAGCTGTACGCTAATTGCAATACCTTCCATGAATCATTGaccatggaagaagaagaagaagaagaagaagagcgtGACGTTGAAGAAGAGAAAGAATCCAACGGCGGAGATGAAGAAAGGGACGAGACTCACGGTGATGCGGTTGCCGGCGTCTCGTGGGAATTCGCTGAAGGAGAAGAGTGGTTTCTGGTGGAGGTGTGA